A portion of the Pseudarthrobacter sp. L1SW genome contains these proteins:
- a CDS encoding glutamyl-tRNA reductase: MVLFSLVATHADIDLETVAQLSNGSSGIATSALSGSPAVTGAVVLATCNRYEIYGEAARPDDVEAARAALVAQISESSGLSEPLVSRSFSTRTGPEVSQHLFAVSAGLDSAVVGEREIAGQVRRALITAQHEGTASSGLVRLFQAASKTAKDVGAQTALGSRGLSIVSVALDLATDLSENPDWSGKKVVVFGTGAYAGATMALLRERGCTDIAVFSSSGRAEGFVATRGGTALDAESLRPAVAAADVMIGCSGSDTRVEADELAEVRANSPQPLIAIDLALTHDFDPAVGELDGVELLTLESVRLAAPQEQAESLAQASGIVNGAAQAFEQEREVRSVDSAIVALRRHTMSVLDAEMEKVRARHGCTAAAEEVEFALRRMVKQLLHVPTVRARELAANGQQDDYVAALEALYGITVEQPAAAAPQAECPVDHRGLETA; this comes from the coding sequence GTGGTTCTTTTTTCATTGGTGGCTACTCACGCCGACATCGATCTTGAGACCGTTGCTCAGTTGAGCAACGGTTCTTCCGGGATCGCCACATCCGCCCTCTCCGGATCGCCGGCAGTGACGGGTGCGGTGGTCCTTGCCACCTGCAACCGCTACGAAATCTACGGTGAAGCCGCCCGTCCGGACGATGTGGAGGCCGCCCGCGCTGCCTTGGTGGCCCAGATCAGCGAATCCAGCGGGCTCAGTGAACCGCTCGTCTCACGCTCCTTCAGCACCCGCACGGGTCCTGAGGTCAGCCAGCACCTCTTTGCCGTCAGCGCCGGCCTGGACTCCGCAGTAGTCGGAGAGCGTGAAATTGCCGGCCAGGTACGGCGGGCACTTATTACGGCCCAGCACGAAGGCACGGCCAGCTCCGGCCTGGTCCGGCTTTTCCAGGCGGCATCCAAGACCGCCAAAGACGTGGGCGCCCAGACCGCCCTCGGTTCCCGGGGCCTTTCCATCGTTTCCGTCGCCCTGGACCTGGCAACTGATCTTTCCGAAAATCCGGACTGGTCCGGCAAGAAGGTTGTGGTTTTCGGCACCGGGGCCTACGCCGGGGCCACCATGGCGCTCCTGCGTGAACGCGGCTGCACCGACATCGCGGTTTTCTCCTCGTCCGGCCGTGCCGAAGGATTTGTCGCCACCCGCGGCGGCACGGCGCTGGACGCCGAGTCACTCCGGCCGGCGGTTGCGGCAGCGGATGTCATGATCGGCTGCAGCGGTTCAGATACCCGGGTGGAGGCCGACGAACTGGCCGAAGTCCGGGCCAACTCGCCGCAGCCCCTGATCGCCATCGACCTTGCGCTCACCCATGACTTCGATCCCGCGGTCGGCGAGCTCGACGGCGTGGAACTGCTCACTCTGGAATCGGTGCGCCTTGCCGCCCCGCAGGAGCAGGCCGAGTCGCTGGCGCAGGCCAGCGGCATCGTCAACGGCGCCGCCCAGGCGTTCGAGCAGGAACGCGAGGTGCGGTCCGTGGATTCGGCCATCGTTGCCCTCCGCCGCCACACCATGAGCGTGCTTGACGCGGAGATGGAAAAGGTCCGGGCCCGGCACGGCTGCACCGCCGCGGCCGAGGAAGTGGAGTTCGCACTCCGCCGCATGGTCAAGCAGCTTCTCCACGTGCCCACGGTGCGCGCCCGCGAGCTTGCCGCCAATGGCCAGCAGGATGACTACGTGGCTGCCTTGGAAGCGCTTTACGGCATCACCGTGGAACAGCCGGCAGCTGCGGCCCCGCAGGCTGAATGCCCGGTGGACCACCGCGGCCTCGAAACCGCCTGA
- the moeB gene encoding molybdopterin-synthase adenylyltransferase MoeB, with protein MASTFTANVSPVALDPLVEPAADLTPAEVERYSRHLIIPEIGTLGQRRLKNAKVLVIGAGGLGSPALLYLAAAGVGTLGIIDDDAVDLSNLQRQVIHGVADVGRPKIESARDAIAALNPLVDVRLHNVRLDASNALELFADYDLILDGADNFATRYLVNDAAAILGKPYVWGSIFRFDGQVSVFWEKHGPTYRDLYPEAPPAGSVPSCGEGGVFGMLCAAVGSLMVTEAVKLITGVGRSLLGRVALFDALGGSWREIRVSKDPAAAPITELTDYEAFCGITPAAPSDTEHTVTATQLATMLASRKAGLKDFELVDVRESGEYDIVRIDGARLIPQGRILAGEAWNELPQDRDIVFHCKAGTRSANVLAAAQKAGYQRVSHLDGGILAWVREVEPHKPVY; from the coding sequence ATGGCTTCGACATTCACCGCAAATGTTTCACCTGTGGCATTGGATCCGCTGGTGGAACCGGCCGCAGACCTCACCCCTGCCGAGGTGGAGCGCTACTCGCGGCACCTCATAATCCCCGAGATCGGCACCCTCGGTCAGCGGCGGCTCAAGAATGCGAAAGTCCTGGTCATCGGAGCCGGCGGCCTCGGCTCCCCGGCGCTCCTCTACCTCGCCGCGGCCGGCGTGGGCACGCTGGGAATTATCGACGACGACGCCGTGGACCTCAGCAACCTCCAGCGCCAGGTTATCCACGGCGTGGCGGACGTCGGCCGCCCCAAGATCGAGTCCGCCCGCGACGCCATCGCCGCCCTCAACCCGCTGGTGGACGTCCGGCTGCACAACGTCCGGCTGGACGCGTCCAACGCCCTGGAGCTGTTCGCCGATTACGACCTGATCCTCGACGGCGCGGACAACTTCGCCACCCGCTACCTGGTGAACGACGCCGCCGCGATCCTGGGCAAACCATATGTCTGGGGTTCCATCTTCCGGTTCGACGGCCAGGTGAGTGTCTTCTGGGAGAAGCACGGGCCCACCTACCGGGACCTCTACCCTGAGGCGCCGCCGGCAGGCTCGGTGCCCTCGTGCGGCGAGGGCGGCGTGTTCGGCATGCTGTGCGCCGCCGTTGGATCCCTGATGGTGACGGAGGCAGTCAAGCTGATTACCGGCGTCGGGCGTTCCCTGCTGGGCCGCGTGGCACTGTTTGATGCCTTGGGCGGAAGCTGGCGCGAGATCCGTGTTTCGAAAGACCCCGCAGCCGCGCCCATCACGGAACTCACGGACTACGAGGCGTTCTGCGGCATCACCCCGGCGGCCCCGTCCGACACGGAACACACGGTTACGGCAACCCAGTTGGCCACCATGCTCGCCTCGCGCAAAGCGGGGCTGAAGGACTTCGAGCTGGTGGATGTCCGGGAGTCGGGGGAGTACGACATCGTCCGGATCGACGGGGCAAGGCTGATTCCGCAGGGGCGCATCCTTGCCGGCGAGGCGTGGAATGAGCTCCCGCAGGACAGGGACATTGTGTTCCACTGCAAGGCCGGGACGCGTTCGGCCAACGTGCTCGCCGCGGCGCAAAAAGCGGGCTACCAGCGGGTGAGTCATCTCGACGGCGGCATCCTCGCCTGGGTGCGCGAGGTGGAACCCCACAAGCCCGTCTACTGA
- a CDS encoding TetR/AcrR family transcriptional regulator: MVHEARADRPSAAEPQTPPRPAGQRSARLPRDERRAQLLNAAQEVFVANGYHGAAMDEIAETAHVSKPVLYQHFPSKRELYLALLESHLASLTELMLGALNSTTDNDERVQAVMRAYFQFIASDDQAHRLVFESDLINDPDVSSRLETFNRTFADAIARVIAEDTKLPHLEAQLLGRGLAGMAQVSARYWLETDGNLDINVASDLIYRLAWRGISRFPKES, from the coding sequence GTGGTCCATGAAGCACGGGCTGACCGCCCGTCAGCCGCCGAACCGCAAACTCCCCCGCGTCCCGCAGGGCAGCGGTCCGCCCGGCTTCCGCGTGACGAGCGGCGCGCGCAGCTCCTCAACGCGGCCCAGGAAGTCTTCGTGGCCAACGGCTACCACGGTGCGGCCATGGACGAGATCGCCGAGACCGCGCACGTCAGCAAGCCCGTCCTTTACCAGCACTTTCCCTCCAAACGCGAGCTGTACCTCGCCCTGCTGGAAAGCCACCTGGCATCGCTCACCGAGCTGATGCTGGGCGCGCTGAACTCCACCACCGACAACGACGAACGTGTGCAGGCCGTCATGCGCGCCTACTTCCAGTTCATCGCCAGCGACGACCAGGCCCACCGGCTGGTGTTCGAGTCAGACCTGATCAACGATCCCGACGTCAGTTCACGGCTGGAGACGTTCAACAGGACCTTTGCCGATGCCATCGCCCGCGTCATCGCCGAGGACACCAAGCTCCCCCATCTCGAGGCGCAGCTGCTGGGCCGGGGGCTGGCCGGAATGGCGCAGGTCAGCGCCAGGTACTGGCTTGAAACGGACGGCAACCTGGACATCAATGTGGCCAGTGACCTCATCTACCGTTTAGCTTGGCGCGGAATCTCTCGCTTCCCCAAAGAGTCCTAG
- a CDS encoding DUF3107 domain-containing protein: MEIKIGVQNVAREIVLESTEDADSVAKVVGEAITTGSELRLKDEKGRLIIVPGNALGYVEIGAEEARRVGFGQF; the protein is encoded by the coding sequence GTGGAGATTAAAATCGGCGTTCAGAATGTTGCCCGCGAAATCGTGCTCGAATCAACCGAGGACGCGGATTCTGTGGCCAAGGTCGTGGGGGAAGCCATCACCACGGGCAGCGAACTTCGCCTGAAGGACGAAAAGGGACGCCTGATCATTGTTCCCGGAAACGCTCTCGGCTATGTGGAGATCGGTGCGGAAGAGGCGCGGCGCGTAGGTTTCGGCCAGTTCTAG
- a CDS encoding thiazole synthase produces MTETRTTPTGTPAYLLDPLVIDGVALASRLIMGTGGAPSLDGLGAALLASGTSLTTVAMRRYSPQEAGSLFQLLLDHGIRVLPNTAGCFTAREAVLTAELAREALETDWVKLEVIADEHTLLPDAVELVDATEQLVNRGFKVFAYTNDDPVLALRLENLGATAVMPLGSPIGTGLGILNPHNIELIVSRASVPVVLDAGIGTASDAALAMELGCDAVLLATAVTRAQNPAMMGAAFKHAVVAGRLARAAGRIPRREHALASSAMEGRAEFL; encoded by the coding sequence ATGACGGAAACCCGCACCACCCCTACTGGCACCCCGGCGTACCTTCTTGACCCCCTGGTGATCGACGGCGTCGCGCTGGCGTCCCGGCTCATCATGGGCACCGGCGGCGCGCCCAGCCTCGACGGCCTTGGCGCCGCGCTCCTGGCCTCCGGCACCTCCCTCACCACGGTGGCCATGCGGCGCTATTCACCCCAGGAGGCTGGCTCCCTCTTCCAGCTGCTCCTGGACCACGGCATCAGGGTCCTGCCCAACACGGCGGGGTGCTTCACTGCCCGGGAAGCTGTCCTCACCGCGGAGCTCGCCCGGGAGGCCCTGGAAACCGACTGGGTGAAGCTCGAAGTCATCGCTGACGAACACACCCTCCTGCCGGATGCCGTGGAACTCGTGGATGCCACTGAACAGCTGGTCAACCGGGGCTTTAAGGTTTTCGCGTATACCAATGACGATCCCGTCCTGGCGCTTCGGCTCGAGAACCTGGGAGCCACCGCGGTGATGCCGCTCGGCTCGCCGATTGGCACCGGGCTGGGCATCCTCAACCCGCACAACATCGAGCTCATCGTGTCCCGGGCCTCGGTTCCGGTGGTGCTGGACGCGGGCATCGGCACCGCGTCCGACGCCGCCCTCGCGATGGAGCTGGGATGTGATGCCGTGCTCCTGGCCACGGCGGTGACCCGGGCGCAGAACCCGGCCATGATGGGCGCTGCCTTCAAGCACGCCGTCGTGGCCGGCAGGCTTGCCAGGGCGGCCGGCCGCATACCCCGCCGCGAACACGCGCTGGCATCCTCCGCCATGGAAGGCCGGGCCGAGTTCCTCTGA
- the thiS gene encoding sulfur carrier protein ThiS, translating into MNITLNGAGHTVADGASITTLVSEVTGRALAADGHATDGRKLGVAVARNAQVVPRSQWFATALTEGDDVELVTAVQGG; encoded by the coding sequence ATGAACATCACCCTGAACGGAGCAGGACACACAGTGGCTGACGGCGCGTCCATCACCACGCTCGTCAGCGAGGTCACCGGCCGCGCACTGGCAGCGGACGGCCATGCCACCGACGGCCGGAAACTGGGCGTCGCCGTGGCGCGCAACGCCCAGGTGGTGCCCCGGAGCCAGTGGTTCGCCACGGCACTCACCGAGGGTGACGACGTCGAACTTGTCACGGCAGTACAGGGAGGCTGA
- a CDS encoding FAD-dependent oxidoreductase, whose translation MANAPEAPYRRGPGSAVKADVAVIGGGVIGHGIAWEARRSGRSVVVIDDAPGSGASWAAAGMLAPVSELHYQEEDLLELMLEASGRWPGFAADLTAAAGSDPGYLTTPTLAVGADAADRQALLDLRGVQQANGLTVEPLTIREARRREPLLNPGIASALDTPGDHQVDPRLLVACLRRVLARHARGAGSGGSFVAGATDGFAVPDRAAGLLWEDGAVAGVMLESGGTVVARETVVANGLHAAALTGLPENLHLPLRPVHGDILRLAVPAHLQPLLTATIRGLVRGIPVYIVPRQDGTVVIGATQREDALGQDSGTSAVSAGGVYQLLRDAQVLVPAVAELELLECTARARPGTPDNAPLLGRVPVPGAAARYSSGAADGPAGPGHVEGLIVATGFFRHGVLLTPAAAVICRDLLDGREDPRWAPFNPGRFSGGALRPAEAATPSNRKETA comes from the coding sequence ATGGCCAATGCGCCCGAAGCGCCGTACCGGCGTGGGCCCGGCTCCGCAGTGAAGGCCGACGTTGCGGTCATCGGTGGGGGAGTCATCGGCCACGGCATCGCCTGGGAGGCAAGGCGGTCCGGACGTTCAGTGGTGGTCATCGATGACGCCCCCGGCTCCGGTGCCAGCTGGGCGGCTGCAGGGATGCTTGCCCCGGTGAGCGAGCTGCACTACCAGGAGGAGGACCTCCTGGAACTCATGCTTGAAGCCTCCGGGCGCTGGCCGGGATTTGCGGCGGACCTCACGGCGGCTGCCGGGTCGGATCCCGGGTATCTTACGACGCCGACCCTCGCCGTAGGTGCCGACGCCGCCGACAGGCAGGCCCTGCTGGATCTGCGCGGGGTGCAGCAGGCCAACGGGCTGACGGTTGAGCCCCTCACCATCCGTGAAGCCCGGCGCCGGGAGCCATTGTTGAACCCGGGCATTGCCTCGGCGCTGGATACGCCTGGGGACCACCAGGTGGATCCAAGGCTGCTGGTGGCCTGCCTCCGCCGTGTCCTGGCCCGGCACGCCCGCGGAGCCGGGAGCGGCGGAAGCTTCGTGGCCGGAGCCACGGATGGCTTCGCCGTGCCGGACCGCGCAGCCGGCCTTCTCTGGGAGGACGGAGCCGTTGCCGGGGTCATGCTGGAGAGCGGGGGAACGGTGGTGGCCAGGGAGACCGTGGTGGCCAACGGACTGCACGCCGCGGCCCTCACCGGGCTGCCGGAAAACCTGCACCTGCCGCTGCGGCCGGTCCACGGGGACATCCTCCGGCTCGCCGTCCCCGCCCACCTCCAGCCCTTGCTGACGGCCACCATCCGCGGACTGGTCCGCGGGATTCCTGTATACATCGTCCCTCGGCAGGACGGCACGGTGGTGATCGGGGCTACGCAGCGTGAGGACGCCCTGGGGCAGGACAGCGGGACCAGCGCAGTGTCTGCTGGCGGCGTCTACCAACTGCTCCGCGATGCCCAGGTCCTGGTGCCTGCGGTTGCCGAACTTGAGTTGCTGGAGTGTACGGCCCGGGCCCGGCCGGGCACTCCTGACAACGCCCCGCTGCTCGGGCGGGTCCCCGTGCCCGGTGCGGCGGCCCGGTACTCCAGTGGTGCAGCGGACGGCCCTGCAGGGCCAGGCCACGTGGAAGGGCTCATCGTCGCCACCGGATTCTTCCGCCACGGTGTCCTCCTGACCCCGGCAGCGGCCGTGATCTGCCGGGACCTGCTGGACGGCAGGGAGGACCCCCGCTGGGCCCCCTTCAATCCTGGCCGCTTTTCCGGCGGCGCCCTCCGGCCTGCCGAAGCGGCCACCCCATCCAACCGCAAGGAGACAGCATGA
- the thiE gene encoding thiamine phosphate synthase, translated as MNVSHPPAAASPIPGTDAFVNAEGSSGVQSARLYLCTDARREQGDFGQFVDAAFQGGVDIIQLRDKSIEAAEELELLAVLKESAVRHGRLWAVNDRADIAVLSGAPVFHIGQKDLPLKAARTLLNGNAAIGLSSHSPEQVDAALAAAAGPSALDYFCVGPLWATPTKPGRAAVGLDLVRYAAAAVAGAEGQEDKPDGGVPWFAIGGIDHSNVGEVVEAGARRIVVVRAITEADDPAAAAASLLAALDAARP; from the coding sequence ATGAATGTGTCCCACCCCCCTGCCGCTGCATCCCCGATCCCAGGCACCGACGCCTTTGTCAACGCCGAAGGCAGTTCCGGGGTGCAGTCCGCGCGCCTCTACCTCTGCACGGACGCGCGCCGGGAACAGGGCGATTTCGGGCAGTTCGTCGATGCCGCCTTCCAGGGCGGGGTGGACATCATCCAGCTGCGGGACAAGTCCATCGAAGCGGCCGAGGAGCTTGAGCTCCTGGCCGTCCTCAAGGAATCGGCGGTGCGGCACGGCCGGCTATGGGCGGTGAATGACAGGGCGGACATCGCAGTGCTGTCCGGAGCCCCGGTGTTCCACATCGGCCAAAAGGACCTGCCCCTCAAGGCGGCGCGGACACTGTTGAACGGCAATGCGGCCATCGGCCTGTCCAGCCACAGCCCGGAGCAGGTGGACGCCGCCCTGGCGGCCGCCGCCGGCCCCTCGGCACTGGACTACTTCTGCGTGGGGCCGCTCTGGGCAACGCCCACCAAGCCCGGCCGGGCCGCCGTCGGGCTGGACCTGGTGAGGTACGCCGCCGCAGCTGTTGCGGGGGCGGAAGGGCAGGAGGACAAGCCCGACGGCGGGGTGCCCTGGTTCGCGATCGGCGGCATCGACCACTCCAACGTCGGAGAGGTGGTGGAAGCGGGTGCACGCCGGATCGTGGTGGTCCGGGCCATCACGGAGGCTGACGATCCGGCTGCGGCCGCCGCTTCCCTCCTGGCCGCGCTGGACGCCGCCCGCCCCTAA